A genomic window from Nostoc sp. PCC 7524 includes:
- a CDS encoding ATP-binding protein yields MPKPLPTQTLKPNQTKKVNTESSTDGILLGDKVWWNPAKLRNGHVVILGTSGSGKTQTLKALAHELPLLFPDIKIVISDFHGDLELPGEVCYSLNAESPHGLNPLVLDLDPKGGGPDLQAIAVSSILRKSLKMGDNQEGLILNAFISCYENRGIFQKKQSSWVNQPPTFADLESELQSRVEDGCKDSQKLLLKLAATFKYGIFSKPQPSMNFPVVRFDLSALSKVPGLSAIAAETLLKQLFDSHKLMGEIDGRVPRCYALLDEVKEIKSSHTLEKITSEARKFGLGIIVASQMDSDISNTVLANSSTKMVLGVDQVEVTKVARRFRFAVNLIANLQPLEALIRMDSDGFHTKIKPFYQRI; encoded by the coding sequence TAAAAAAGTTAATACAGAATCATCAACAGACGGTATTCTACTAGGTGATAAAGTCTGGTGGAATCCTGCCAAGCTTCGCAACGGTCATGTTGTTATTCTCGGAACTTCTGGAAGTGGTAAAACTCAGACACTTAAAGCACTTGCTCACGAATTACCGTTATTGTTTCCTGATATCAAAATAGTCATTTCCGATTTTCATGGAGATTTGGAATTACCTGGAGAAGTTTGTTACTCTCTTAATGCTGAATCACCACATGGGCTAAATCCATTAGTTCTTGATTTAGATCCAAAAGGTGGTGGACCGGATTTACAAGCGATCGCTGTCTCATCTATCCTAAGAAAGTCTTTAAAGATGGGAGATAATCAAGAGGGTTTGATTTTAAATGCCTTTATAAGTTGCTACGAAAATAGAGGTATTTTTCAGAAAAAGCAGTCAAGTTGGGTTAATCAACCTCCTACCTTTGCTGACTTAGAAAGTGAACTGCAAAGTCGGGTAGAAGATGGTTGTAAGGATTCACAGAAGTTATTGTTAAAACTGGCTGCTACTTTCAAATACGGAATTTTCAGCAAACCTCAACCATCAATGAATTTCCCTGTTGTCAGATTTGACTTGTCTGCATTATCTAAAGTACCAGGGTTGAGTGCGATCGCAGCAGAAACCCTCTTAAAACAGCTTTTCGACAGTCACAAGTTGATGGGCGAAATTGATGGTAGAGTTCCACGCTGTTATGCTCTACTAGATGAAGTAAAAGAAATCAAATCATCTCATACTCTTGAGAAAATCACCAGTGAGGCGCGAAAATTTGGATTAGGAATAATCGTTGCTAGTCAGATGGATTCAGATATTTCTAATACTGTTCTCGCCAATTCCTCAACTAAGATGGTTCTCGGAGTAGATCAAGTAGAAGTTACTAAAGTTGCACGTAGATTTAGATTTGCAGTCAACTTAATCGCTAATCTACAACCGTTAGAGG